Proteins from a single region of Bombus pascuorum chromosome 5, iyBomPasc1.1, whole genome shotgun sequence:
- the LOC132907548 gene encoding uncharacterized protein LOC132907548 isoform X6, translating into MLPGHERTRIDEPMDTIFVKQVRGNSPAAEAGLRTGDRVVSVDGRPTRGEQYAKVVQRIQQAGPWLRLLVVSKEDDILQRYFGETAHNPETNQRPRLRSPERSGHRQRRSVSMIPSLSPRTRQSWVCPARSSMPTPLCQDQDSPRQLIDDSVGIIDKHQQQLQRNIAKSNIFVGTLTRIHENIASAGTLLPGERHSIDTKNGTSSLPSSPGPEKKVNDKFPILPQGLQIVSKRAKQFESGRLLSDDDEPTGDRISLYKSELSRLSTKHSVPNVAVRRREFESKAEAQEPRRVPPVPTRETKSLDSGSGLKGNRVIPVGSKHIHCEPPGNYNSLEETPNPRITDGETVRPRIRSNSAESWESTSTSNLLNTVRLHWFQRQDDTERKRDTNGNDNGVYVDATNICDGKEKIAEKGSRRQQQDGYAQIIKAESGVLPSDNDMHNNEVVFRRQKNTQIADEDRATRRVSYLKATWGERIHVDSDLELSDSEPITHTSRSIHKRWRLPLLPNDIASLRRIFEEVTQSTSLNKNINRGNSICTGREAATGIIKDIGQVEREGPLHVKFTVLDGKRSSDRSWKQLWGVLRGPILFFYKDRQNQSPSLSCDGENVAQSVDVRCSLVDIAEDYTKRKHVLRLANPNAEVLLQTEDAASMALWLRALHEHAAAEKPSEIAHNSTLKQQAVPQTPGPTSSSSTCQTTTNASPMTMSTGSGSGGQRLSPLPGHKGIKKLTSFRNRSPTGQSPINKTRKPSQTNDSLVSPKTKTWKGRVAKQLRKMHGQTGSPSSPTTQLPPEGATFKVPLELCPPSSFSEYVPLIVEMCTSIVEARGLEVVGIYRVPGNTAAISHLTDSVNKGFENINLQDPRWSDVNVISSLLKSFFRQLPDSLLTAELYPMFIDADKVEDPQRRMTTIRKLLRDLPEHHFETLKYLMFHLKRIVEHSEINKMEAKNLAIVFGPTLVRASGSRDNMVTMVTDMSHQCRIVESLLNNVDWFFSDDDLDDLSRLSVNLSLPADTSEIETTTSSNNHNLLLNNIQKVEGREMASAKDIVSSIISAANRKIQRRRKCQDETDNESHEVDKLRMKQEAENLQNRRSMALNERQCSVSEIVLMHESQNQSNRSIDRCDRSPTLDQTAITSASIGGSDVIADCTINNRDCTLNSHDDVSSEKSNRYLNRMVESVPSIQPTHRSAVSSASESSRLSSETGLSCFDASSTLSSASNDTKQSNDEVTIRTYAGLSASTQERIRRFEQETKAMLQRDRNRQRREAERREEERRRIEMEWQLAKREMESDDLLDSIVDTTVTTPTTYLSSTTRLSSFNDRLADKSFLDIGSRSTARMPSLSIAVQQQPTPVRRVSQLADEPATILPSENVSNTIIKKLKTDSEQSLEKSTTLPPIRYGSLDSLHETHNVSQSSLSPTNQQRKPLSSDVSDDAGSCFLQWTQKILTINKKLSRQTANPGFWWYISSHLHGTASPSGSATKTPGPSSMPMPMPMSIPMSMPISMPMSMPIPMPMPMSMPMPGRMRVPGSVSVSDAADIDVVQRSSTPIASSSGVSPASEPSEFSEPIEPVEQSPPRGVSSGSGAGLSSKTINRFLRGSDLLTSLTTTFDRKWKSLVNSSNQTIRGSAMENLSLSDEDAAITRDSQNLRNQRGGGGGLREEKEEHKTACPRSCSIESYRDPSLHKTSIEKHQYVRQKNDAPEKDTDSSVTENSSVDRPDNTDMPDNDRSANVRKRVEPKQEQLRSSKETTTTATVYEASLAANEPQECCRHEKETSVLAQNGGKAIDDVKDFRHDVDSANYSNKLEKFESLTNSEVRSRLKRSESLNKRSENTSSKLKRSESLNKHSVERLSSPTNGKLKRSESLNKHSERSDSPNSKLKRSESLTKTEKTECNISKRRQSVRKDSATKLKRKNGMPERSIKRRHTVGGTKDFDKVHWLDNKLQVEAERVVRNEYRPKKSQLRTSSPDLSTGRIGLTDTSFLIEVSFRGPSNVVFNVTNARPQSLPDTSLTSKVFKVPLESHV; encoded by the exons ATGCTACCAGGACACGAACGAACGAGGATAGACGAGCCGATGGATACGATATTCGTGAAACAGGTACGTGGAAATTCGCCAGCAGCAGAAGCAGGCTTACGTACAGGGGATAGGGTCGTTTCTGTGGACGGAAGACCAACGCGCGGCGAGCAATACGCGAAAGTAGTTCAACGTATCCAGCAGGCGGGTCCCTGGCTACGACTTCTCGTGGTCTCCAAAGAGGACGATATCTTGCAAAGATATTTCGGTGAAACTGCTCACAATCCTGAAACCAATCAACGACCGCGTCTTCGTTCTCCGGAGAGAAGCGGACACAGGCAACGCAGATCAGTCAGTATGATTCCCAGCTTGTCGCCAAGAACGAGACAGTCTTGGGTTTGTCCCGCGCGAAGCTCAATGCCGACACCGCTATGTCAAGATCAAGATTCACCTCGACAGCTGATCGACGACAGTGTAGGAATCATCGATAAACATCAGCAACAATTGCAACGAAACATCGCCAAATCGAACATTTTTGTTGGAACCCTGACGAGAATACACGAAAATATCGCAAGCGCTGGTACTTTACTACCCGGTGAACGGCACTCGATAGATacgaaaaatggtacttcttCTCTGCCTTCGTCTCCTGGACCTGAAAAGAAggtaaatgataaatttccGATACTTCCGCAAGGACTTCAAATCGTATCGAAGCGAGCGAAACAGTTCGAGTCAGGGCGATTATTAAGCGACGACGATGAACCGACCGGTGATCGAATCAGCCTCTACAAAAGCGAGCTGTCGAGATTATCGACTAAGCATAGCGTGCCGAACGTTGCCGTTAGAAGAAGGGAATTTGAATCGAAAGCCGAAGCTCAAGAACCGAGAAGAGTACCACCTGTGCCAACCAGGGAAACTAAATCCTTGGATAGTG GTAGCGGATTAAAAGGCAACAGAGTAATACCTGTAGGCAGCAAACACATCCACTGTGAACCACCGGGCAACTATAACTCGTTAGAAG AGACACCCAATCCGAGAATCACAGACGGGGAAACAGTACGGCCGAGAATTCGTAGCAACAGTGCTGAATCATGGGAATCTACGAGTACGAGCAATTTGTTAAATACCGTTAGACTTCACTGGTTTCAACGACAGGACGATACCGAGCGAAAGCGAGATACGAACGGAAATGACAATGGTGTTTACGTTGATGCGACTAATATATGCGATGGAAAGGAGAAAATCGCGGAGAAAGGGTCTAGAAGACAACAACAGGATGGTTACGCGCAAATCATCAAAGCTGAATCTG GTGTATTGCCATCGGATAATGATATGCACAATAACGAAGTTGTATTCAGGCGGCAAAAGAATACGCAGATTG CAGACGAAGATCGTGCCACAAGAAGGGTATCCTACTTGAAAGCGACTTGGGGCGAACGAATTCATGTCGACAGTGATTTGGAACTAAGCGACTCGGAGCCTATTACCCATACTTCTAGAAG CATTCATAAGAGATGGCGGCTACCGCTACTTCCAAACGATATAGCATCGCTGCGTCGCATCTTCGAGGAAGTGACTCAATCGACGagtttaaacaaaaatattaatcg CGGCAATTCTATTTGTACTGGCCGGGAAGCAGCGACTGGCATTATAAAAGACATCGGACAAGTGGAACGAGAGGGACCTTTACATGTCAAATTTACTGTACTTGATGGCAAG cGATCTTCCGATCGATCATGGAAACAGCTATGGGGTGTTCTTCGCGGACcgattctcttcttttataaGGATCGTCAAAATCAG aGTCCTTCGTTATCCTGCGACGGCGAAAATGTAGCTCAAAGCGTAGACGTGAGATGTTCCCTTGTAGATATCGCGGAGGATTATACGAAACGTAAACACGTATTACGGTTAGCAAATCCGAACGCCGAAGTTTTGCTACAGACCGAAGACGCAGCGTCCATGGCGCTTTGGCTACGAGCTCTACACGAACATGCTGCTGCTGAAAAACCGTCC GAAATTGCTCATAATAGTACTTTGAAGCAACAAGCTGTCCCGCAAACTCCAGGTCCAACCAGCAGTTCTTCAACCTGTCAAACAACCACGAATGCCAGTCCAATGACAATGTCGACTGGTAGTGGTAGTGGTGGTCAGCGATTAAGCCCCCTTCCAGGACATAAAGGCATCAAGAAATTAACTTCGTTTAGGAACAGATCTCCGACTGGACAATCACCGATAAACAAGACTCGAAAACCGAGTCAAACGAACGATAGTTTGGTTTCTCCAAAGACCAAGACATGGAAGGGTAGGGTCGCAAAACAATTGCGGAAAATGCATGGACAAACGGGATCTCCTTCTTCGCCAACAACGCAACTACCACCTGAGGGTGCTACATTCAAAGTACCGCTTGAACTTTGTCCACCG TCATCTTTCTCGGAATACGTGCCATTGATCGTTGAAATGTGCACAAGTATCGTCGAAGCGAGGGGTCTCGAAGTAGTCGGTATTTATAGAGTACCCGGTAACACTGCCGCTATTTCACATTTAACCGACAGCGTGAACAAAGGATTCGAAAATATCAATCTCCag GATCCTAGATGGAGCGACGTAAACGTAATATCTTCTCTTCTGAAGTCGTTCTTTCGACAGCTGCCAGATTCGCTACTCACCGCGGAATTATACCCTATGTTTATCGATGCCGATAAAGTCGAGGATCCTCAAAGAAGAATGACAACGATAAGGAAGTTGCTCAGGGATCTTCCGGAACATCACTTTGAAACTCTCAAGTATTTgatgtttcatttaaaaagaatagtcGAACATAGCGAGATTAATAAGATGGAGGCAAAGAATTTGGCCATTGTGTTTGGTCCTACGTTAGTTAGAGCCAGTGGTTCCAGAGACAATATGGTTACTATGGTTACTGATATGTCGCATCAGTGTCGAATTGttgaaagtttattaaacAAC GTCGATTGGTTCTTTTCGGACGATGATTTGGACGATTTAAGTCGACTGAGTGTGAATCTCAGTCTTCCAGCTGACACTAGCGAGATCGAGACTACAACGTCGAGTAATAATCATAATCTCTTGTTGAACAACATTCAGAAGGTCGAAG GACGCGAAATGGCTTCTGCCAAGGACATTGTATCATCTATTATATCCGCTGCTaatcgtaaaatacaaagaagaagaaagtgtCAAGACGAGACGGACAACGAATCTCACGAAGTCGATAAG CTGAGGATGAAACAAGAAGCAGAAAACCTTCAAAATCGGCGAAGTATGGCATTGAACGAGAGGCAATGTTCGGTCAGTGAGATCGTTTTAATGCACGAAAGTCAGAATCAGtcgaatcgttcgatcgatcgatgcgaTCGGTCACCGACGCTTGATCAGACTGCGATTACTAGCGCAAGTATCGGTGGTTCCGATGTCATAGCTGATTGCACAATTAATAACCGTGATTGCACGTTAAACAGTCACGATGATGTTTCTTCGGAGAAATCGAACAGATATTTAAATCGTATGGTAGAGTCGGTTCCATCGATTCAACCGACTCATCGCTCGGCCGTCTCGTCGGCTTCAGAGTCTTCCCGACTCTCTAGCGAGACTGGCCTGAGCTGTTTCGATGCAAGTTCGACGCTTTCCAGCGCTTCGAACGACACCAAACAAAGCAACGACGAGGTTACGATAAGAACATATGCTGGATTGAGCGCGTCTACTCAAGAACGTATACGAAGATTTGAACAGGAAACAAAGGCAATGTTACAGAGGGATCGGAATCGACAAAGACGCGAAGCTGaaaggagagaagaagagagacgGAGAATCGAGATGGAATGGCAATTGGCTAAACGTGAAATGGAAAGCGACGATCTGCTCGACAGTATAGTAGACACAACTGTGACAACACCTACTACTTATCTTTCATCCACAACGAGACTTTCTAGTTTTAACGACAGGCTTGCCGATAAATCTTTCCTCGATATCGGTTCCCGATCCACTGCTCGAATGCCGTCTTTATCTATAGCTGTGCAACAACAACCCACGCCCGTTAGACGAGTATCGCAACTCGCGGACGAACCTGCTACGATTCTGCCCTCGGAGAACGTCTCGAACACTAtcataaagaaattgaaaaccGATTCGGAG CAATCACTGGAAAAATCTACGACGCTACCGCCAATTCGTTATGGCAGTTTGGATTCTCTGCACGAAACACACAACGTTTCTCAGTCGTCGCTTTCACCGACCAATCAACAACGGAAACCTCTTTCCAGTGATGTCTCGGACGATG CTGGATCTTGTTTTCTACAATGGACTCAGAAGATTCTGACCATTAACAAAAAGCTTTCTAG GCAAACGGCAAATCCCGGTTTCTGGTGGTACATATCGTCTCACCTACATGGTACCGCAAGCCCCTCTGGTTCCGCCACGAAGACACCGGGCCCATCGTCAATGCCAATGCCCATGCCGATGTCAATACCAATGTCAATGCCAATATCAATGCCGATGTCAATGCCAATACCAATGCCAATGCCAATGTCGATGCCGATGCCAGGGCGAATGCGAGTGCCAGGGTCAGTGTCAGTGTCAGACGCAGCCGACATCGATGTTGTGCAACGATCATCGACACCCATCGCATCCTCCTCGGGAGTATCACCGGCCTCGGAGCCCTCCGAATTCTCGGAGCCTATCGAGCCCGTCGAGCAGTCACCACCGCGAGGGGTGTCTTCGGGCTCAGGGGCCGGATTGTCTTCCAAGACTATAAACAGGTTCCTTCGAG GTAGCGATTTGCTGACCAGCTTGACGACCACGTTCGATCGTAAATGGAAGTCCCTGGTAAACTCGTCGAATCAAACGATTCGTGGATCGGCTATGGAGAATCTGTCTCTCAGCGACGAGGACGCTGCGATAACGCGAGACTCGCAAAACTTGCGAAATCaacgaggaggaggaggagggttacgagaagagaaagaagaacacAAAACAGCTTGTCCTCGATCGTGCTCGATTGAAAGCTATCGGGATCCGAGCCTCCATAAAACATCTATCGAAAAGCATCAATACGTTCGTCAAAAAAAT GATGCTCCGGAAAAGGATACGGATTCATCGGTAACAGAGAATAGCAGCGTCGATCGACCGGATAATACCGATATGCCGGATAATGATCGAAGCGCTAACGTACGAAAAAGGGTCGAACCGAAACAAGAGCAATTGCGATCGAGCAAGGAAACAACGACCACGGCGACGGTTTACGAAGCAAGTTTAGCAGCGAACGAACCGCAAGAATGCTGTAGGCACGAGAAGGAAACATCGGTGTTGGCGCAAAATGGTGGTAAAGCGATCGACGATGTGAAAGATTTTCGACACGATGTCGATTCAGCGAATTATTCGAACAAGctcgaaaaatttgaaagtctGACGAATTCCGAAGTCAGATCGCGGCTCAAGAGATCTGAATCTTTAAATAAGAGATCTGAAAATACCTCGTCCAAGTTGAAGAGGTCCGAAAGTTTGAACAAACATTCTGTCGAGAGGCTCTCGTCCCCGACCAATGGCAAGTTGAAACGCTCTGAAAGTTTGAACAAGCATTCGGAAAGATCCGATTCTCCGAACAGTAAATTAAAGCGATCGGAGTCGCTGACAAAAACTGAAAAAACTGAGTGTAATATTAGCAAGAGACGACAATCCGTTAGAAAAGATAGTGCgacgaaattaaaacgaaaaaatggTATGCCCGAACGATCGATCAAGCGCAGGCACACTGTAGGCGGTACCAAGGATTTCGACAAAGTACATTGGTTGGATAATAAACTGCAAGTCGAGGCTGAAAGAGTGGTGAGAAACGAATATAGACCGAAGAAAAGTCAATTGAGAACAAGTTCCCCGGATTTAAGTACTGGTCGTATCGGTCTTACCGATACTAGTTTTCTCATCGAGGTCAGTTTTCGTGGCCCGAGTAACGTCGTTTTTAACGTCACTAACGCTCGTCCACAGTCTTTACCGGATACCAGCTTGACTTCTAAAGTGTTTAAAGTACCTCTGGAGAGTCACGTGTAA